The DNA window GATCATTAACAGCCCTCTGTTGTGGATTGAGAAGGTGAAAATCAATAATGAAGAGTCACCAGAAGACCTCTTCATAACTATTTTTAAGTGGTCACTCCAACTATTTATCTAAAGTCAATGAATTAAGTTAACCCGGTGATACCATGCCATATAATGTTAAAGACATTTCACTTGCCCCTCAGGGCAAAAAGAAGATCCAGTGGGTTCAGGAACACATGCCTGTGCTTGAAAGGATCAAGAGGGACTTCTCAGAGGAAAAACCCTTCAAGGGGATCACAGTAGCCTCATGCCTCCATATAGAACCAAAGACCATAAACCTTGGACTCACCCTCCTGGCGGGTGGTGCGGAGGTTGCCATGACAGGGTGCAACCCCCTATCAACCCAGGATGATGCAGCCGCCGCCGGAGCAAAAATGGGCCTCAACATGTACGGCTGGCGCGGTGAAACCACCGAGGAATACTATGAAAACATACACCGTGTCCTTGACCATGAACCGGACATCCTCATCGACGACGGGGCAGACATGATATTCCTCGTCCACAGGGAAAGGAGGGAACTCCTGGATGGAATAATAGGTGCCTGTGAGGAGACAACAACCGGGATACACCGACTAAGGGCCATGGCAGACGATGGTGCCCTTGAATTTCCAGTCATGGCCGTGAACGACGCCTACACAAAGTACCTCTTCGACAACCGCTACGGGACCGGCCAGTCAACATTTGACTCCATAATGGGGACCACCAACATGCTCATAGCAGGCAAAACCGTGGTGGTGTGTGGATATGGTTGGTGCGGGCGCGGAATAGCCCTGAGGGCCCACGGTCTTGGTGCGAACGTCATAGTAACCGAAGTTAACCCCATAAGGGCACTTGAGGCCCGTATGGATGGATTCAGGGTTATGAGGGTCTCAGAGGCAGTTAAACATGCAGACATACTCGTAACCGCAACAGGAAACACTGATGTGGTTGCAGGTGATGATTTCATGAACATGAAGGACGGGTGTGTGATGGCAAATGCAGGTCACTTCAACGTTGAAATAAACAGGAAAGACCTTGAAAGGTTATCAGAGGAGAATAGGCTGGTTAAGGAGGATATAGAGGTGTTCATCATGCCTGATGGGCGCAAATTATACCTCCTTGCCGAGGGAAGACTCGTGAATCTTGCCTCAGAGAGGGGTCAGGGCCACCCTGCAGAGATAATGGACATGAGCTTTGCAATGCAGGCACTATCAGCGAGACACCTCCTCAGTGAAAAACCTGAACCAGGCGTCTACAGGGCCCCTGATGAGATAGACCTGCGGGTTGCGGAGATGAAACTGGAGGCCATGGGAATCCAGATCGATGAACTGACAGAGAAACAGATAAGGTACCTTGAAAACTGGGAAGAGGGGACATAGGAGGAAGAAGTTGGGTTTCTTCAGGATGATAGATAAGGGAGAAGGTCCTGTAAGGC is part of the Methanothermobacter sp. K4 genome and encodes:
- the ahcY gene encoding adenosylhomocysteinase, translating into MPYNVKDISLAPQGKKKIQWVQEHMPVLERIKRDFSEEKPFKGITVASCLHIEPKTINLGLTLLAGGAEVAMTGCNPLSTQDDAAAAGAKMGLNMYGWRGETTEEYYENIHRVLDHEPDILIDDGADMIFLVHRERRELLDGIIGACEETTTGIHRLRAMADDGALEFPVMAVNDAYTKYLFDNRYGTGQSTFDSIMGTTNMLIAGKTVVVCGYGWCGRGIALRAHGLGANVIVTEVNPIRALEARMDGFRVMRVSEAVKHADILVTATGNTDVVAGDDFMNMKDGCVMANAGHFNVEINRKDLERLSEENRLVKEDIEVFIMPDGRKLYLLAEGRLVNLASERGQGHPAEIMDMSFAMQALSARHLLSEKPEPGVYRAPDEIDLRVAEMKLEAMGIQIDELTEKQIRYLENWEEGT